The DNA sequence CTCAATTAAACCTTGGTCAGTTTCTCTAAACAATAGGTTACGGTCACGGATAACATCAATGCGGATCGGAGCAATTGTCGCTGTGGCATATATAAAGACTAAAATCATCACCGATAGAATGACACCGTAGCCAACAAGCTTAGGACGTAAGACTTTCTCTTTTACCCCTTCTAACTTGTTCTCAGTGGTATAACTGATTAAACCTTTGTCGTATCCCATGCGTTGCATCGTGGTATCGCAAGCATCAATACATGCACCACAGTTAATGCACTCGTACTGTAGACCGTTACGTATATCGATACCCGTTGGGCAAACCTGTACACATAAGTCACAATCAATGCAGTCGCCTAAGCCCATCGCTTTATGGTCCGCTTTGCGTGATCTTGGCCCTCGCGTTTCACCGCGCTGAGTATCGTAGCCCACTATATAGGTATTTTTATCAAACATAGCAGCTTGAAAACGGGCATAGGGGCACATATGAATACACATGATCTCGCGCATCCAACCGGCGTTACCGTAAGTCGCAAAGGTAAAGAAGATCACCCAGAAATAGATCCCACCACTGGCACTTAAGCTGAATACTTCTAAGTAGACTTCTCGTGTAGGCACAAAGTAGGAAACAAACGTCATTGCGGTTAATAACGATACCAGCAACCAAGCCGCATGTTTTGCCGTTTTACGCCAAAGCTTATTAAAGCTCCATGGCATCTGATCTAGCTTTATACGTTTATTACGTGCGCCTTCGAGCTTCTCTTCAAACCAAATAAAGATAAAGGTCCAAACTGTTTGGGGGCAGGTATAACCGCACCAAACCCGCCCTAGATAGGTGGTAATAAAGAACAATCCAAAAGCTGCTATCATCAGTAGTGCGGCAAGCAAAGTGAGGTCTTGTGGCCATATAGTTAAGCCGAACACATGAAACTTTTGCTCTGCTAAGTTAAACCATACAGCTTGCCTGTCTCCCCAAGGGATCCAAGGCAACAGTAAAAAGAACAGCATCGCAATCCAACCTAAACGTCGACGCAGTGTGCTCCATAAGCCTTCTACAGCCCTTACATAGATTCGATTTCGAGGATTAAACCTATCCGCTTTACTAGCATCTGGTTGATGGATTTTGATTCTTTCTACTTTTGAAA is a window from the Shewanella sp. Choline-02u-19 genome containing:
- the ccoG gene encoding cytochrome c oxidase accessory protein CcoG, with product MNEEQNKKDFSKVERIKIHQPDASKADRFNPRNRIYVRAVEGLWSTLRRRLGWIAMLFFLLLPWIPWGDRQAVWFNLAEQKFHVFGLTIWPQDLTLLAALLMIAAFGLFFITTYLGRVWCGYTCPQTVWTFIFIWFEEKLEGARNKRIKLDQMPWSFNKLWRKTAKHAAWLLVSLLTAMTFVSYFVPTREVYLEVFSLSASGGIYFWVIFFTFATYGNAGWMREIMCIHMCPYARFQAAMFDKNTYIVGYDTQRGETRGPRSRKADHKAMGLGDCIDCDLCVQVCPTGIDIRNGLQYECINCGACIDACDTTMQRMGYDKGLISYTTENKLEGVKEKVLRPKLVGYGVILSVMILVFIYATATIAPIRIDVIRDRNLLFRETDQGLIENTFTLKILNKTESTHIYNMTVAGLTNYEWIGPQQVTLNGGEVLTLPISIAVDPVDLTRAMTHINFEVETNDGAIEAKQESRFFGN